GCGGAGCCGACAGCGAGCGGGCCACGCCGATCCCCACCGGAGAATCCCGTGTTCCTCAGCCCGCACGAGCAGGACCGCCTGCTCGTCCACGTCGCGGCCGACGTCGCTCGCCGCCGCCGCGAGCGCGGCCTGCGACTCAACTATCCCGAAGCCGTCGCGATCATCACCGCCTTCCTGCTCGAAGGGGCCCGCGACGGACGGTCGGTGGTCGACCTCACGTCGGCCGGCCGGACGGTGCTCGGCCGCGAGGACGTGCAGGACGGCATCCCCGAGTTGCTGAGGGAGGTGCAGGTGGAGGCGACGTTCCCGGACGGTACCAAGCTCGTGACGGTGCACCACCCGATCCCGTGATCCCCGGGGAGATCCTGCCGGCGGCCGGCCCGGTCGAGATCAACGTGGGTCGGCCGGTGACCACCCTGGTCGTGGTCAACACCGCCGACCGTCCGGTGCAGGTCGGCTCGCACTACCACTTCGCCGAGGCCAACCCGGCCCTGATGTTCGACCGGGCGGTCGCCTGGGGCCAGCGTCTCGCCGTTCCGGCGGGTACCTCGGTCCGGTTCGAGCCGGGCGTGAGCCGCACCGTCGAGCTGGTCCCGTTCGGCGGCGCACGCGTCGTGCCCGGGCTGCGCGGCGAGTGCGCCGGGCCGCTCGACGTAGCCGCACCGACCGCGCCCGGAACGGACGCGCCGGCAAGCGGGGCGCCGGCGGGCGACGGGCCGGCGCGGTGAGCGCCGTGCGGCGGGACCGCTACATCGACCTGTACGGGCCGACCACCGGCGACCGTGTCCGGCTGGCCGACACGAGCCTGCTGATCGAGGTGGAGACCGACCACTGCGTGGGCGGCGACGAGGCGGTCTTCGGCGGCGGGAAGGTGATCCGCGAGTCGATGGGCCAGTCCCGGGCGACCCGCGCCGAGGGCGCCCTCGACACCGTCATCACCGGCGCGGTGGTGCTCGACCACTGGGGCGTGGTCAAGGCCGACGTGGGTCTGCGCGACGGGCGGATCGTCGCCCTGGGCCGGGCCGGCAACCCGGACACCATGCCCGGCGTCCACCCCGAGCTGGTCATCGGCCCGGCCACCGAGGTCATCGCCGGGAACGGCCGGATCCTCACCGCCGGCGCCGTCGACACCCACGTGCACTTCATCTGCCCGCAGATCGTCACCGAGGCCCTGGCCAGCGGCATCACCACACTCGTCGGCGGCGGCACCGGCCCCGCCGAGGGCACCCGGGCCACGACGGTCACCCCGAACGCCTGGCACCTGGCCCGCATGCACGAGGCGCTGGACACGCTGCCGGTCAACGTGCTGCTGCTCGGCAAGGGCAACACCGTCTCGCCGGAGGCGCTGTGGGAGCAGTTGCGCGCCGGCGCGGGCGGTTTCAAGCTGCACGAGGACTGGGGCACCACCCCGGCGGCGATCGACGCCTGCCTGCGGGTGGCGGACGCCTCCGGGGTGCAGGTGTCCATCCACACCGACACCCTCAACGAGGCCGGTTTCGTGGCCGACACGCTGCGGGCGATCGCCGGTCGGGCGATCCACTCGTACCACACCGAGGGCGCCGGGGGCGGGCACGCGCCGGACATCATCACGGTGGCCGGCGAGCCCAACGTGCTGCCGTCGTCGACCAACCCGACCCGGCCGTACACCGCCAACACCCTCGCCGAGCACCTGGACATGCTGATGGTCTGCCACCATCTCAACCCGTCCGTGCCGGAGGACCTGGCCTTCGCCGAGAGCCGCATCCGACCGTCCACCATGGCCGCCGAGGACCTGCTGCACGACCTCGGCGCGATCTCCATCATCGGCTCCGACGCCCAGGCGATGGGCCGGGTCGGTGAGGTGATCCTGCGCACCTGGCAGAGCGCGCACGTGATGAAGGAGCGGGTCGGCGCGCTACCCGGCGACGGCGCGGCCGACAACCACCGGGCCCGCCGGTACGTGGCGAAGTACACCATCTGCGCGGCGATGGCGAACGGGCTGGACGCCGAGATCGGCTCGGTCGAGCCGGGCAAGCTGGCCGACCTGGTGCTGTGGGATCCGGCGTTCTTCGGCGTACGACCGCACCTGGTGCTCAAGGGCGGCATGATCGCGTACGCCCAGATGGGTGACGCGAACGCGTCCATCCCGACGCCGCAGCCGATGCTGCCGCGCCCGATGTTCGGGGCGTACGGCGCCGCGGCGGCGGCCACCAGCCTGGCGTTCGTCGCGCCGGCCGCGCTCGACGCCGGGCTGCGCCTGGACGTGCGGCGACGGGTGGTGCCCGTCGCGGACGTGCGCTCGCGGGGCAAGGCCGACCTGCCGGAGAACGACGCGATGCCCCGGATCGAGGTGGACCCGGACACGTTCACCGTGCGGATCGACGGTCAGGTGGTGGAGCCGGATCCGGTGCCACGCCTGCCGATGGCCCAGCGGTACTTCCTGTTCTGATGGCGACGTCGAGCCTGCTCCTGCTGCTGGCCGACGGTCGTTTCCCGGCCGGCGCGCACGCCCACTCCAACGGCCTGGAGGCGGCCGTCGCCGCCGGCCGGGTCACCGATCTGGCCTCGTTGGAGGCGTTCCTGGCCGGCCGGCTGGCCACCGCCGGGCTGGTCGGCGCGGCGTTCGCGGCGGCGGCGCACCGGGCGGTGACCTCGGCCGGCTCCGCCGACCGCGGGGCCACGCTGGCGTTGCTCGACGCGGAGCTGGACGCCCGGACGGCGGCGCCGGCGCTGCGCGCGGTGTCCCGTCGCCAGGGCCGGGCCCTGCTGCGCGCGGGCCGGGCCATCTGGCCGGCGGCGTCCTTCGACGGCCTGCCCGCCACACCCGGCGGAGCACACCAGCCGTTGGTGCTCGGGCTGCTCTGCGCCGCCGCCGGCCTGAGCCGCGCCGAGACCGCCACGGTCGCCGTCCACGGGACGGTGACCGGTGCGGCAAGTGCGGGCGTACGCCTGCTCGGCCTCGACCCGTACCGGGTCCAGGCCCTGCTCGTCGGTCTCGCCGACCGATGCGACGGCACCGCCGCCGAGGCGGCCCGGGCCGCCGACGACCCACCCGAGCGGCTGCCCGCGGCAGCCGCGCCCCTCGCCGACATCCACGCCGAAGCTCATGCCACCTGGGAGGTGCGTCTCTTTGCGTCCTGACACCGTTGGGCCGACCGCTGCGCCCACTGCCGAGAAGAATCCCGCCCCGCACGACGAGACCGTTCCGCACACCCACCCCGAACCGGGGGTGGACCCGCATCCGCCGCTGGCACTCCCCGGCCGGGCGCTGCGCGTCGGCATCGGCGGGCCTGTCGGGTCCGGCAAGACCGCCCTGGTGGCGGCCCTGTGCCG
The genomic region above belongs to Micromonospora sp. WMMD1128 and contains:
- a CDS encoding urease subunit beta translates to MIPGEILPAAGPVEINVGRPVTTLVVVNTADRPVQVGSHYHFAEANPALMFDRAVAWGQRLAVPAGTSVRFEPGVSRTVELVPFGGARVVPGLRGECAGPLDVAAPTAPGTDAPASGAPAGDGPAR
- a CDS encoding urease subunit alpha produces the protein MSAVRRDRYIDLYGPTTGDRVRLADTSLLIEVETDHCVGGDEAVFGGGKVIRESMGQSRATRAEGALDTVITGAVVLDHWGVVKADVGLRDGRIVALGRAGNPDTMPGVHPELVIGPATEVIAGNGRILTAGAVDTHVHFICPQIVTEALASGITTLVGGGTGPAEGTRATTVTPNAWHLARMHEALDTLPVNVLLLGKGNTVSPEALWEQLRAGAGGFKLHEDWGTTPAAIDACLRVADASGVQVSIHTDTLNEAGFVADTLRAIAGRAIHSYHTEGAGGGHAPDIITVAGEPNVLPSSTNPTRPYTANTLAEHLDMLMVCHHLNPSVPEDLAFAESRIRPSTMAAEDLLHDLGAISIIGSDAQAMGRVGEVILRTWQSAHVMKERVGALPGDGAADNHRARRYVAKYTICAAMANGLDAEIGSVEPGKLADLVLWDPAFFGVRPHLVLKGGMIAYAQMGDANASIPTPQPMLPRPMFGAYGAAAAATSLAFVAPAALDAGLRLDVRRRVVPVADVRSRGKADLPENDAMPRIEVDPDTFTVRIDGQVVEPDPVPRLPMAQRYFLF
- a CDS encoding urease subunit gamma — its product is MFLSPHEQDRLLVHVAADVARRRRERGLRLNYPEAVAIITAFLLEGARDGRSVVDLTSAGRTVLGREDVQDGIPELLREVQVEATFPDGTKLVTVHHPIP
- a CDS encoding urease accessory UreF family protein — its product is MATSSLLLLLADGRFPAGAHAHSNGLEAAVAAGRVTDLASLEAFLAGRLATAGLVGAAFAAAAHRAVTSAGSADRGATLALLDAELDARTAAPALRAVSRRQGRALLRAGRAIWPAASFDGLPATPGGAHQPLVLGLLCAAAGLSRAETATVAVHGTVTGAASAGVRLLGLDPYRVQALLVGLADRCDGTAAEAARAADDPPERLPAAAAPLADIHAEAHATWEVRLFAS